One genomic segment of Protaetiibacter intestinalis includes these proteins:
- the uvrA gene encoding excinuclease ABC subunit UvrA, with product MGSVSITPVSGSQKLSVRGARVHNLKDVDLEIPRDALVVFTGLSGSGKSSLAFDTIFAEGQRRYVESLSAYARQFLGQVDRPDVDFIEGLSPAVSIDQKSTNRNPRSTVGTITEIYDYMRLLWARIGEPHCPVCGERIQRQTVQQIADQLMELPTGTRYQVLAPVVSQKKGEFVDLFKELSASGYSRAIVDGELVQLAEPPALKKQYKHDIAVVIDRLVASDELLTRVTDSVETALGLAGGVLEIDFVDEEPTAKTRRRSFSEKLSCPNGHPIQLTEIEPRTFSFNAPFGACPECSGLGTKMAVDTDLVIGDPELSLNEGVILPWNQGGKGLYSYFQRLLQGLARDLDFSLDTPWGELPDEVRAAILQGNDFEVVVQWRNRFGRTMKYSTGFEGVMPYIERKYHEAESDWSQQRYGEYLREVPCPVCAGKRLKPEVLAVRVAGESISDVAELSLVTAYEFMQRLELTEREARIAAQVLREIRLRLEFLLEVGLGYLTMARAAATLSGGEAQRIRLATQIGSGLTGVLYVLDEPSIGLHQRDNRRLIDTLVKLKSLGNTLIVVEHDEDTIRTADWIVDIGPGAGEHGGRVVHSGGYEALLDNHASVTGDYLAGRRAIAMPAKRRPIDKKRQLTVEGAQANNLQNVTVSFPLGAFVAVTGVSGSGKSSLVNDILYKVLANQLNGARQVPGKHKRVTGLEHLDKVVHVDQAPIGRTPRSNPATYTGVFDRIRTLFSETIEAKARGYQPGRFSFNVKGGRCENCSGDGTIKIEMNFLPDVYVVCEVCHGARYNRDTLQVHYKGKNIAEVLDMPIAEAAEFFEPITAIHRYLKTLVDVGLGYVRLGQSATTLSGGEAQRVKLATELQKRSNGRSIYVLDEPTTGLHFEDVRKLLEVLNGLVDKGNSVIVIEHNLDVIKSADWIIDLGPEGGSGGGQVIATGTPEQVARNAASHTGRFLAELLESEAAGRGRRKAG from the coding sequence ATGGGTTCAGTGTCGATCACCCCTGTCTCCGGGAGCCAGAAGCTCAGCGTCCGAGGCGCACGCGTCCACAATCTGAAGGACGTCGACCTCGAGATCCCTCGGGATGCGCTCGTCGTCTTCACGGGGCTGTCGGGGTCCGGCAAGTCGAGCCTCGCGTTCGACACGATCTTCGCCGAGGGCCAGCGCCGCTACGTCGAGTCGCTGTCCGCCTACGCCCGCCAGTTCCTCGGGCAGGTGGACCGCCCCGACGTCGACTTCATCGAGGGCCTGAGCCCGGCCGTCTCGATCGACCAGAAGTCGACCAACCGCAACCCGCGCTCCACGGTCGGCACGATCACCGAGATCTACGACTACATGCGTCTGCTGTGGGCGCGCATCGGCGAGCCGCACTGCCCGGTCTGCGGCGAGAGGATCCAGCGCCAGACGGTGCAGCAGATCGCCGACCAGCTCATGGAGCTGCCGACCGGCACCCGCTATCAGGTGCTGGCGCCCGTCGTCTCGCAGAAGAAGGGCGAGTTCGTCGACCTCTTCAAGGAGCTCTCGGCATCCGGCTACTCCCGGGCGATCGTCGACGGCGAGCTCGTGCAGCTGGCCGAGCCCCCCGCGCTCAAGAAGCAGTACAAGCACGACATCGCCGTCGTGATCGACCGGCTCGTCGCCTCCGACGAGCTGCTCACGCGCGTCACCGACTCCGTCGAGACCGCGCTCGGCCTCGCGGGCGGGGTACTCGAGATCGACTTCGTCGACGAGGAGCCCACCGCGAAGACCCGCCGCCGCTCGTTCAGCGAGAAGCTGTCGTGCCCGAACGGCCACCCCATCCAGCTCACCGAGATCGAGCCGCGCACCTTCTCGTTCAACGCGCCGTTCGGCGCCTGCCCCGAGTGCTCGGGCCTCGGCACGAAGATGGCGGTCGACACGGATCTCGTGATCGGCGACCCGGAGCTCAGCCTCAACGAGGGCGTCATCCTCCCCTGGAACCAGGGCGGCAAGGGTCTCTACAGCTACTTCCAGCGACTGCTGCAGGGGCTCGCGCGCGACCTCGACTTCTCGCTCGACACCCCGTGGGGCGAACTGCCGGACGAGGTGCGCGCGGCGATCCTGCAGGGCAACGACTTCGAGGTCGTCGTGCAGTGGCGCAACCGCTTCGGCCGCACGATGAAGTACTCGACGGGCTTCGAGGGCGTCATGCCCTACATCGAGCGCAAGTACCACGAGGCCGAGTCCGACTGGTCGCAGCAGCGCTACGGCGAGTACCTGCGCGAGGTGCCGTGCCCGGTCTGCGCGGGCAAGCGGCTGAAGCCCGAGGTGCTCGCGGTGCGCGTCGCGGGGGAGAGCATCTCGGATGTCGCCGAGCTCAGCCTGGTGACCGCGTACGAGTTCATGCAGCGGCTCGAGCTCACCGAGCGCGAGGCGCGGATCGCCGCGCAGGTGCTGCGCGAGATCCGTCTGCGGCTCGAGTTCCTGCTCGAGGTCGGTCTCGGATACCTGACGATGGCGCGCGCGGCGGCGACGCTCTCGGGCGGCGAGGCCCAGCGCATCCGCCTCGCGACCCAGATCGGCTCGGGGCTCACGGGCGTGCTCTACGTGCTCGACGAGCCCTCGATCGGCCTGCATCAGCGCGACAACCGCCGACTGATCGACACGCTCGTGAAGCTCAAGAGCCTCGGCAACACGCTCATCGTCGTCGAGCACGACGAGGACACCATCCGCACCGCCGACTGGATCGTCGACATCGGCCCGGGCGCGGGAGAGCACGGTGGCCGCGTGGTGCACTCGGGCGGCTACGAGGCGCTGCTCGACAACCACGCCTCCGTCACGGGGGACTACCTGGCGGGGCGCCGGGCGATCGCGATGCCCGCGAAGCGGCGCCCGATCGACAAGAAGCGGCAGCTGACGGTGGAGGGCGCTCAGGCCAACAACCTGCAGAACGTGACCGTGAGCTTCCCGCTCGGCGCCTTTGTCGCCGTCACGGGCGTCTCCGGCTCGGGCAAGTCGAGCCTCGTCAACGACATCCTCTACAAGGTGCTCGCCAACCAGCTGAACGGCGCCCGTCAGGTGCCCGGCAAGCACAAGCGCGTGACGGGGCTCGAGCACCTCGACAAGGTCGTGCACGTGGATCAGGCCCCCATCGGCCGCACCCCGCGCTCGAACCCGGCGACCTACACGGGCGTCTTCGACCGCATCCGCACCCTGTTCTCGGAGACGATCGAGGCGAAGGCGCGCGGCTATCAGCCCGGCCGGTTCAGCTTCAACGTCAAGGGCGGACGCTGTGAGAACTGCTCGGGTGACGGCACCATCAAGATCGAGATGAACTTCCTGCCCGACGTGTACGTCGTGTGCGAGGTGTGCCACGGCGCGCGCTACAACCGCGACACCCTGCAGGTGCACTACAAGGGCAAGAACATCGCCGAGGTGCTCGACATGCCGATCGCCGAGGCGGCCGAGTTCTTCGAGCCGATCACGGCCATCCATCGCTACCTCAAGACCCTCGTGGATGTCGGGCTCGGCTACGTGCGCCTCGGCCAGAGCGCGACGACCCTCTCCGGCGGCGAGGCGCAGCGCGTGAAGCTCGCGACCGAGCTGCAGAAGCGCTCCAACGGCCGCTCGATCTACGTGCTCGACGAACCGACCACGGGCCTGCACTTCGAAGACGTGCGGAAGCTGCTCGAGGTGCTGAACGGGCTCGTCGACAAGGGCAACTCGGTCATCGTGATCGAGCACAACCTCGACGTCATCAAGAGCGCCGACTGGATCATCGACCTCGGTCCCGAGGGCGGATCGGGCGGTGGCCAGGTGATCGCCACCGGCACGCCAGAGCAGGTCGCGCGGAACGCGGCGAGCCACACCGGGCGCTTCCTCGCGGAGCTCCTCGAGTCCGAGGCGGCCGGGCGGGGACGCCGGAAGGCGGGCTGA
- the rapZ gene encoding RNase adapter RapZ, protein MSDGDDGRELLVVTGMSGAGRSTVANALEDLGWYVVDNLPPQMLRPLVDLGAHTGEAIPKIAAVVDVRGGRLFEDAQASVAELQSAGSARVVFLDASDDALVRRFEQVRRPHPLQGDGTLLDGIVAERGRMTGLREQSDVVIDTSQLNVHQLATRVAELFGGESTPRVKLTVMSFGFKYGLPADADMVADMRFLPNPFWVGELAPLTGLDARVSDYVLAQEGVDEFVTHYVAALAVVVDGYRRENKRHATIAVGCTGGKHRSVAIVEEVARRLRELPGVSVAVRHRDLGRE, encoded by the coding sequence ATGAGCGACGGGGACGACGGGCGGGAACTGCTCGTCGTGACGGGCATGTCGGGTGCCGGCCGTTCCACGGTCGCGAACGCCCTCGAGGATCTCGGGTGGTACGTCGTCGACAATCTGCCCCCGCAGATGCTCCGCCCGCTCGTCGATCTCGGCGCCCACACGGGGGAGGCGATCCCGAAGATCGCGGCCGTCGTCGACGTGCGCGGGGGACGTCTCTTCGAAGACGCCCAGGCGAGCGTCGCCGAGCTCCAGTCCGCCGGCAGCGCCCGGGTGGTGTTCCTCGACGCGTCCGACGACGCCCTCGTGCGGCGCTTCGAGCAGGTGCGGCGACCGCATCCGCTGCAGGGCGACGGCACGCTCCTCGACGGCATCGTCGCCGAGCGCGGTCGGATGACGGGCCTGCGCGAGCAGAGCGACGTCGTCATCGACACCTCGCAGCTCAACGTCCACCAGCTCGCCACCCGTGTCGCCGAGCTGTTCGGGGGCGAGTCGACGCCGCGCGTCAAGCTCACCGTGATGAGCTTCGGCTTCAAGTACGGACTGCCCGCAGATGCCGACATGGTGGCCGACATGCGCTTCCTGCCGAACCCGTTCTGGGTGGGCGAGCTCGCGCCGCTCACCGGACTCGACGCGCGGGTGAGCGACTACGTGCTCGCCCAGGAGGGCGTCGACGAGTTCGTGACGCACTATGTCGCCGCCCTGGCGGTCGTCGTCGACGGCTATCGGCGCGAGAACAAGCGCCACGCTACGATCGCCGTAGGATGCACAGGCGGCAAGCACCGGTCCGTGGCGATCGTCGAGGAGGTGGCACGCCGCCTCCGTGAACTCCCCGGGGTGTCCGTCGCCGTTCGGCATCGCGACCTCGGGCGCGAGTGA
- the uvrC gene encoding excinuclease ABC subunit UvrC yields MSPSPRADVLPWRPKAGEIPAAPGVYRFSDAAGRILYVGKAVNLRQRLSNYFQPLRSLHERTRHMVLAASKVEWTVVGSDVEALQLEYTWIKEFSPPYNVKFRDDKSYPYMVVTLADEAPRVMVTRNRRIPGARYFGPYPKVWAVRETIDLMIKAFPIRTCSDASYKRAMQSGRPCFPGQIGRCGGPCSQRVTIEEHREIVDQFVAFMASHDRSVITLLQREMKDAATAFEYERAAKIRDRIQALENVLEKSAVVLAEATDVDVFGIEEDELAAAVQQFVVRGGRIRGVRSWVVDKELDISSGELVESVIETAYETEQPPREIVVPVLPDDAPALEQWLGDRRERGAVALKTAKRGEKAALLQTASLNAKQALALYKTRRTADYVARSQALGELQEALGLDEAPLRMECYDVSHLGGTNVVASMVVFEDGLPKKSDYRKFAVHDTNDDTESLAQVLRRRLARLDEDETPTEAEEGARPRRRFAYRPGLLIVDGGQPQVQAVAAVLDELGIDDIPLVGIAKRLEELWLPDDPFPVILPRGSEALFLVQRIRDEAHRFAITFQRQKRRADIGTVLAEIPGLGPARSRELLRHFGSVARLKAADEAEIAEVRGIGPQLATAIVARLGGGRRREDGEA; encoded by the coding sequence GTGAGCCCGTCGCCGCGCGCCGACGTGCTGCCCTGGCGACCGAAGGCCGGCGAGATCCCCGCGGCGCCCGGGGTCTACCGCTTCTCGGATGCCGCCGGCCGCATCCTCTACGTCGGCAAGGCCGTGAACCTCCGCCAGCGCCTCTCGAACTACTTCCAGCCGCTGCGCAGCCTGCACGAGCGCACCCGGCATATGGTGCTGGCGGCATCGAAGGTCGAGTGGACGGTCGTCGGCAGCGACGTCGAGGCGTTGCAGCTGGAGTACACCTGGATCAAGGAGTTCTCGCCGCCGTACAACGTCAAGTTCCGCGACGACAAGAGCTACCCGTACATGGTCGTCACGCTCGCCGACGAGGCACCGCGGGTCATGGTCACCCGCAACCGCCGTATTCCGGGGGCGCGCTACTTCGGCCCGTACCCGAAGGTGTGGGCGGTGCGCGAGACCATCGACCTGATGATCAAGGCGTTCCCGATCCGCACCTGCTCGGATGCGAGCTACAAGCGCGCGATGCAGAGCGGACGCCCCTGCTTCCCGGGCCAGATCGGGCGCTGCGGCGGCCCGTGCTCGCAGAGGGTGACGATCGAGGAGCACCGCGAGATCGTCGACCAGTTCGTGGCGTTCATGGCGAGCCACGACCGCAGCGTCATCACGCTGCTGCAGCGGGAGATGAAGGATGCGGCGACCGCCTTCGAATACGAGCGCGCCGCGAAGATCCGCGACCGCATCCAGGCGCTCGAGAACGTGCTCGAGAAGAGCGCCGTCGTGCTCGCCGAGGCGACGGACGTCGACGTCTTCGGCATCGAGGAGGACGAGCTGGCCGCCGCGGTGCAGCAGTTCGTGGTGCGCGGCGGCCGCATCCGCGGGGTGCGCAGCTGGGTCGTGGACAAGGAGCTCGACATCAGCTCGGGCGAGCTCGTCGAATCGGTGATCGAGACCGCCTACGAGACGGAGCAGCCGCCCCGCGAGATCGTCGTGCCCGTGCTGCCCGACGACGCCCCCGCGCTCGAGCAGTGGCTCGGCGATCGCCGGGAGCGCGGTGCCGTGGCGCTCAAGACCGCGAAGCGCGGCGAGAAGGCGGCACTGCTGCAGACGGCCTCGCTCAACGCGAAGCAGGCGCTCGCGCTCTACAAGACGCGGCGCACGGCGGATTACGTGGCCCGCAGCCAGGCTCTCGGCGAACTGCAGGAGGCGCTCGGGCTCGACGAGGCCCCGCTGCGCATGGAGTGCTACGACGTCTCGCACCTCGGCGGCACCAACGTCGTCGCGTCGATGGTGGTGTTCGAGGACGGGCTTCCGAAGAAGTCCGACTACCGCAAGTTCGCCGTGCACGACACGAACGACGACACCGAATCGCTCGCCCAGGTGCTGCGTCGGCGCCTCGCGCGGCTCGACGAGGACGAGACCCCGACGGAGGCGGAGGAGGGCGCCCGGCCGCGGCGGCGCTTCGCGTACCGTCCCGGACTGCTCATCGTCGACGGGGGCCAGCCGCAGGTGCAGGCGGTGGCCGCGGTGCTCGACGAGCTCGGGATCGACGACATCCCGCTCGTGGGCATCGCCAAGCGGCTCGAGGAGCTGTGGCTCCCCGACGACCCGTTCCCCGTGATCCTGCCGCGCGGCAGCGAGGCCCTCTTCCTGGTGCAGCGCATCCGCGACGAGGCGCACCGTTTCGCGATCACCTTCCAGCGCCAGAAGCGGCGCGCCGACATCGGCACCGTGCTCGCCGAGATCCCCGGCCTCGGGCCCGCGCGCTCGCGCGAGCTGCTGCGGCACTTCGGCTCGGTCGCCCGGCTGAAGGCCGCCGATGAGGCCGAGATCGCCGAGGTGCGGGGGATCGGGCCCCAACTCGCGACCGCCATCGTGGCTAGGCTGGGAGGCGGGCGACGACGGGAAGACGGCGAGGCATGA